A DNA window from Bacillus carboniphilus contains the following coding sequences:
- a CDS encoding DUF4397 domain-containing protein — MLTKDQLWMKALKYDMLAQYYKYVNPSMHVYYYQKHFKYMNRTFHMTRQQKPEGYLRFIHAHLGEQPVDIYINGYRILQNVPFKKQSTYYKLPVGRYHIDVYPAGQMVSVLVSRRITVQANDFMTLAIFGKEEQPQIKVIEDNPDTNKKTSKLRVIHLAPNSPEISVSVEKGETLFKSVPYKGITEYLVVSPMTVTLAATISGTNETILEIPNLTLEKEIAYSIVIVGTNKTEQAIEAIILKGA; from the coding sequence ATGTTGACAAAAGATCAGCTTTGGATGAAAGCTTTAAAATATGACATGCTGGCACAGTACTATAAATACGTTAATCCTTCTATGCATGTTTATTATTATCAAAAACATTTTAAATATATGAACCGCACTTTTCATATGACTAGGCAGCAAAAACCTGAAGGGTATCTCCGGTTCATCCACGCTCATTTAGGGGAGCAACCAGTGGATATCTACATCAATGGTTATCGGATCCTACAAAATGTTCCTTTTAAGAAGCAAAGCACGTATTATAAACTTCCTGTTGGAAGATATCATATTGATGTGTATCCTGCTGGACAAATGGTATCTGTTTTAGTTAGCAGAAGAATAACGGTTCAAGCAAATGATTTTATGACTTTAGCCATTTTCGGAAAAGAAGAACAACCCCAAATAAAAGTAATCGAAGACAATCCAGATACAAATAAAAAAACCTCAAAACTAAGAGTGATTCATTTAGCACCAAATAGCCCTGAAATTTCTGTTAGTGTTGAAAAAGGAGAAACTTTATTTAAGAGTGTTCCATATAAGGGGATAACGGAGTATCTCGTAGTATCTCCTATGACCGTTACCTTAGCTGCAACTATCTCTGGGACTAATGAAACTATTTTAGAGATTCCGAACCTAACACTTGAAAAGGAAATAGCCTACTCTATTGTAATTGTTGGTACGAATAAAACAGAACAAGCTATTGAGGCCATCATCCTAAAAGGAGCCTAA
- a CDS encoding YpmS family protein, with protein MKKVFSWKAAFWGLVALLFIMIIGLGIFLLQPIEHKSYTPSNLDEEAFIPISVQAEKTAINDLIHRYMKHEGLGGSLNYSVVLNNEVELYGSFEVFDQQLEFLMLFETRVLENGDLWLKEKSLHIGGLEVPSSYVLKFIQGHYDLPEWVSIHPADHAIYVSLTQLQLDNGARIKMKEFDLQNDDIELTLLVPKS; from the coding sequence ATGAAGAAAGTATTTTCGTGGAAAGCTGCTTTTTGGGGATTAGTCGCTTTACTTTTTATTATGATTATTGGATTAGGGATATTCTTATTGCAGCCAATTGAACATAAATCATATACACCTTCAAACCTAGATGAAGAGGCGTTTATTCCAATCTCCGTTCAGGCGGAGAAAACGGCTATTAACGATTTAATACACCGCTATATGAAGCACGAAGGATTAGGAGGATCATTAAATTATTCTGTAGTATTGAATAATGAAGTAGAACTGTACGGTAGCTTTGAAGTGTTCGATCAACAGCTCGAGTTCTTAATGTTATTTGAAACAAGAGTATTAGAAAATGGTGACCTCTGGTTAAAGGAAAAATCATTACACATAGGTGGGCTTGAAGTTCCTTCCTCCTATGTTTTGAAGTTTATTCAAGGTCACTATGATTTACCGGAATGGGTTTCCATTCACCCAGCGGATCATGCTATTTATGTGTCATTAACTCAACTACAATTAGATAATGGGGCTAGGATTAAAATGAAAGAGTTTGATTTGCAAAATGATGACATTGAATTAACTCTTTTGGTTCCAAAAAGTTGA